The sequence CTCGCCCACCGGTACTACGCCCGCCGAAACAGACTCGGTATCCGGAAAACACCACGGAGCGCCGACGTCGCCGCACGGAACGGGTGAACGTCCGATTCGGGGCCTCGCCTACAGGTCCGCGAGAATCTCGTCGGCGAACTCCTCGAGTGCACCGGCCCGGTCGTCGCCCTCGAGGCTGACGATGACGTGATCGAGCCCGATCGCGTCGAGACGGTGGAAATACTCGCGGAACCACTCTGCACCCGCGTGGTAGCCGAGGTGCAGCGGTTCCGGCTCGGCCGTCGGATCGTCCGCGAGGCCGACACGAACGGCGATAGCGAACGGTTTCTCGCCGGCGTCAGCCCGCCAGTCGCCGATGTAGGACTCGAGGGTCCGGTCGGGGAGGTGGTAGAACAGCCAGCCGTCGCCGTGGTCGGCGATCCACTCGGTGGTCTGGCGGGAGTGGCCGGTCGGCAACAGCGGAATCGACTCTTCGACGGGCGAGGGGACGACGTCGAGGTCGCCCTCCAGCGTGCCCCACTGCCCCTCGAGTTCGGGGTAGTCCTCGCGCCAGACCGTCCGAAGCGTCTCGACAGCCTCCCTGAAGAGGCGGCTACGCTCGTCACGGTCGACGCCGAACGCGGGGTACTCGGGGTCGCGGTCGCCGGAGGCGATCCCCATCACGAGCCGACCCCCGGAGAGCCGGTCGACGGTCGCGGCGGACTTGGCGACGTGGAGTGGGTGGCGGAGCGTGAGCACGACGCTCGAGGTACCGAGTGCGATCTCGTCGGTGTGGGCGGCGACGTGGGAGAGCCACGGCCAGGTATCGAAGGTCTGGCCGGCGTCGCCGAATTTGGGCCAGTAGGTCGGGACGTCGCGGGCCCAGAGGGCGTCGTAGCCGAGCGATTCGGCGAGCGCGGCGAGCTCGAGTTCGGCCGCGACGTCGGGCGTCGACTCCCGCGTCCCGGTCAGGGGAAAGCCGGTTCCGACGGTCATCCCATCTCCGTCGAACAGTCGCCGGTAGCCGGCGTTCTCGTGTCCGGAAGGCATTCGCTCGAGTTATCGGGCGAATCCACAAGACGCTGTCCGTTCGTCCTCAGAGTGACCGAATCAGGACGTAGGCAACAGCGATGGCGATCAGCGATGCAGCTGTCAGGATCACGTCGAACGCCCACCTGAGGACCCAGTCGCGTGCCCTGGTTCCGGGGGGCCGGACCCCGATTCGATTCGTCACGTCGCGGGCGGCCACGACCACGACGAGGACGGCGAACCCGAAGAGGATCGGCCACACGTCGATTCCGAGGTGTCGCTGGACGACTGCCAGTGGCGCCACGCCGATCAGGACGGGGGTCGCGAACACGCGAAGTACCGGACCGACGGCTCGAGCCCGTGGTCGGGGAGTGGATCCCGGCGTGAGTTCCGGCACGGAGACGCCGGCTGTCCGGAAGGCGTCGGCGACCTCACGCAGTCTGACTCGCGGGACGACGATCGCCTCCGGGTTCGTGAGGTTCAGCGACCGATACTCGAGCTGGCAGACGACGTGGGTGGGGAGGGTAACGAACGCGACGGTGTCGACTCTCTCGAGGTCGACCTCGACCTCGTCAGCGCCCGTAATCGCGGCGAACTGGCTGGTTTCGGGGTCGTCGAACTCGGACGTAAGCCGGAGCGTCCCGGATCGAGGATCGAGTCGGTAGCTCGCGTATTTGAATCCCGGGCTGGAGAACCAGATCACCAGCCACAGACACGCACAGACGACGACGTAGGCGATCGCTGCACGTGAACCGACGACCGGCGTTGCGGCGAGGACGACGATGGGGACGACCACGAAGAGGGTGACCCACGCCCAGGTACCCATTCCGAGGAGGAAACACCCCAGTCGATGTGGCAGTCGACCGAGGCCGTCGAGGCGGCTGTCCCACTCGACTGTTCGCTCGAGCCCGACCGGTCTGCCGTCGGCTGGCATCTGTACGCCGTATGCTGGGCCAGGAGTAATGGGCTTTTTCGTCAGCACTCGAGATCGGGTGAGAAAACGTGGTAATCCGGCCGTGGAGGACGGTCAGTCCACGATCAGTCGTCTGCGGGCGTCGCGCCGGCACCGCCCTCTTCGGCCTGGGCTTTGGTCCAGGCGAGTTTGCCGCCGGCGGCGAGGATGTCGCGTTCGCGCGCGGAGGCGTCGAGCGTAGCGGTGTACTCGTCGTCGCCGTTGACGCGGATGGTGAACTCTTCCTGGCCGGAGGTGACGGCCTCGTGGACGTCGTCGACGATCTCGACCTCGTCGCCCTGGTCGATATCCGCGTAGGTGTCCTCGTCGATCGTCAGCGGGACGATACCGAAGTTGAACAGGTTCGCGCGGTGGATTCGCGCGAAGCTCTGGGCGAGGACGGCCTCGACGCCGAGGTACATCGGACACATCGCGGCGTGCTCGCGCGAAGAGCCCTGGCCGTAGTTCTCGCCGGCGAGCAGGACGCCGCCGTCGGCCGCCTGTGCGCGCTCGGCGAAGGTGTCGTCGACCCGGGAGAGGGTAAACTCTGAGAGCTTCTCGATGTTCGACCGGTACATCAGGATGTCCTGGGTCGCGGGGATGATGTGGTCGGTCGTGATGTTGTCTTCCATCTTGAGGAGGACCTCTCCTTCGACGTCCGAATCGAGGTCCTCACGAAGCGGGACGTCCCCGATGTTCGGCCCCTTGACCAGTTCGTCGTCGACGGCCTCGTCGGGTGTGATGAGGTCGACCTTCGAGGCGTCGTACTCGTCTGGAAGTTCGATACCGGGGTCTTCGAGGTCCTCGAGTTCGTCGGCCAGGTCCCGTGGGTCGACGATTTCGCCGGTGATCGCTGCGGCGGCGGCGACCTCGGGGCTGCAGAGGTAGACGTTGTCGTCTTCGATGCCCGAGCGACCCTCGAAGTTGCGGTTGAAGGTGCGCAGCGAGACCGAGTCAGAAGCGGGAACGTGGCCGATGCCGATACAGGCCCCACAGGTCGCCTCCGAGAAGTTAACGCCCGCGGCCATCATCTCGGCGACCCAGCCCTCGCGGGCGAGGATCTCCGAAGCCTGCTTGGAGCCGGGGGCGACGATCATCTCGGTCGTCGGGTTCACTTCGCGACCCTCGAGCATCTTCGCGGCCGGCAGGATGTCCTCGTAGGCACCGTTCGTACAGGAGCCGACGATGACCTGGTCGACGTCTTCGCCTGCAACCTCGCGGACGGGGACGACGTTGTCGGGCATCGACGGCTGTGCGATCAGCGGTTCGAGGTCGGAGAGGTCGACGACGATCTGGTCGTCGTATTCGGCGTCGTCGTCGGGCTGGAGTTCGACGTACTCCTCTTGGCGGCCGACCCGTTCGAGGTAGTCTTCGGTCTGCTCGTCGGTCGGGAAGATCGAGGAGGTCGCACCGAGTTCCGTCCCCATGTTGGTGATCGTCATCCGCTCGGGCGCGGTGAGGCTCTCGACGCCCGGACCGGTGTACTCGAGGATCTTTCCGACGCCGCCTTTCACGGAGAGACGGCGGAGCATCTCGAGGATGACGTCTTTCGCGGTGGCCCACTCGGGGAGTTCCCCCTCGAGGCGGACTTCGACGATCTCGGGCATCTCGATGTAGTAGGGGGCACCGCCCATGGCGACGGTGACGTCGATCCCGCCGGCACCGATGGCGAGCTGGCCGAGGCCGCCGGGGGTCGGCGTGTGAGAGTCAGAGCCAAGCAGCGTCTTGCCGGGCGCGGCGAAGTTCTCGCGATGGACGTTGTGACAGATGCCGTTGCCCGGCCGGGAGAAGTACGCGCCGTAGGTGCCGGCGGCAGAACGGAGGAAGCGGTGGTCGTCGGTGTTTTTGAAGTCGAATTGATAAGTCTGGTGATCACAGTACTGAGCGGCGATTTCGGTCTGGACCTCGTCCAGCCCCATCGCCTCGAACTGGAGCCAGACCATCGTGCCGGTGGTGTCCTGAGTCAGTACCTGGTCGATTTCGATCCCGATCTCCTCGCCGGTCTCGAGGTCACCGTCGACGAGGTGATCCTCGAGGATCTTCTCCGTGATCGTCTGTCCCATAGCACACGAAACTGGGTCGTCAGTCCTGATAAAACCAGCGCGTGCTCTCGAATGTTATTAATTCAGGTCATCGTACCGGTCGACGCCGAACTCCCCCGTAGATGGCCTGAACCGGTTCTTTCCACCCTGTCGAAAATCGCCTTCTTCAGGAGAGCTGTATTAAAGATTAGTAGCGGACGCGGGGCGGTGCCACCCAAACGATACGCTTTTTTCGGTGCCGTTGCGAGACGCGGTATGTTCCGTTCCGGGGCGTTCGTCGCCGAGTTCGTCTCGCCAGCGACAGACGAGCAGGTTCAGCCCAACGGCGTCGACCTCACCCTCGACGTCGTCTTCGAACAGCTCGAGCCGGGGCGTATCCGGCGCGACGGGAAGGAGATCGGCGACCGGGTCGCCCGCCCGCTCGAGGAACTCGAAGAGAAGTTCCCGGACACCTACTACCTGCCGAAGGGGGTCTACGTCGCTCGCTACGGCGAGCAGATCCAGATTCCCGACGGGCACGTCGGGTTCGTCTACCCGCGATCGTCGCTGATGCGCAACTCCTGTATGCTCAACACGGCCGTCTGGGACGCCGGCTACGAGGGTCGCGGCGAGGGCCTGTTGCAGGTCCACCACGACATCGAGATCGAACGCGGTGCCCGGATCGCCCAACTGGTGTTCGCCGAGGCGAATCACGAGGACGTCTACGACGGGAGCTATCAGGGCGAGAACCTCGAGTGACACGGCTGGAAACGCCCCGTCCCGGATCGCGTATCGTTTTCCCACTCGAGCCCCAACCATCGATCCATGATGGCGACCACCCACGTTTTCGTTGCGCTGGCCGTGGTCGCACCGGTCGCCTCCGCCGTTCCCGAGTTCGCTCCGGCGCTGGCCGCCGGTGCCGTCCTCGGCGGCCTCGCTCCCGACCTCGACCTCATCTTCGAGCATCGACGCACCTTCCACTTCCCGTTACTCGGCGGGGTCGCCACCGGAGCGGTGCTTCCAGCGGCTGCGATCGTTCCCTCGAGTCTCACCGTCGGCATCGCTGCGTTCGTCGCCGCCGGCTGGCTCCACGCCGCGAGCGACGCACTCGGCGGGGGCCCGGAGATGGACCCGTGGACCAGCCCGAGCGACCGTGCGGTGTATGACCACGTGCGCGGACAGTGGATTAGCCCGCGACGGTGGATCCGCTACGACGGGGCTCCGGAAGACGCTGCGCTCGCGGTCTCGCTCGCCGTTCCCGCACTGCTGGTCTTCGACGGGTGGGTGACGACGCTCGTCGTCGCTGGCATCGTCGTCTCCCTCGGGTACGCACTGGTTCGCCGCCGCGTGGTCGCCTGGCTTCCCGACTGGCTCGAATAGACCGCTCGTATTGATAGCCGCACTTGCATATGCCAGCCCGGAGTCGCAACGCTGATACTGCCGCCCTCCACAGTTCGACTATGGTCGACGAGTTCATCGCACGGACGTCTCACCTCATCTTCGCCGCAATCTGGGCGGGGAGCGTCTTCTACGTCGCGTTCGTGGTCCTGCCACTCGCCCGCGACGGTGCGTTCAACTCCACGAAACCACTCGAGGGCATCTCCGGGAAACTGAAGACGATCTCTCGGGCGAGTGCGGTCGTGCTGTTCGTCACCGGCGGCCACCTCGCCGGGACCGGCTACACCGCCGAGGGGCTGATCCAGACGCGAAACGGCCAGCTCGTCATCGCGATGCTCGTCCTCTGGCTGGTGCTGGCCGCACTCGTCGAGGTCGGTGCCAAGCGCTTCGAATCGGGGCTCAACGGCAAGAAGCTTCGCGAACCCGCCAGTGACGCGCTCGGACTGTTCCGCGCCGCAGCGATCGTCGCCATCCTCCTGCTCGTCGTTTCCGGCGCGATCACGTCGGGATTCGCGGCCAGCCTGTAGCGAACTCGTAACTCACCTGTCGATTACCTCAAGCACTGGCCTCTCTTCGACGAGAGCCGTACGTTCTTACGAAAGATACTTAGCCGGTTACTGTAAGGTATGCCACGATGCTCAGGCGGAACGACCTGGCGCTGTCGCTGTTCGTAGTCGGTGCGGCCGCCGCCGCAGGCTACGCTCTCCGGTCTCGATCGTCTCGGGCGCGCGAGGACCGGGACCGCACGACGGCCGACGTCGGCGCGCGGATCGTCGATCGAACCGAAGTTCCCGACGGAGCGATGGTCGTCGACGCAGCCTCGAGACGGCTCGCAGAGATCCCCGGCGCGCGTCGGGCAATCGTCCGTGCCGTTCGCAACGACGCTCGAGACGAGTGGGAACACGTGACGTTAACGCGCGACGGCGCGTGGTCGGTCGTCGACGCCGTCCGGGACTCGTTGCCATACTACGACGGCGACGCCGACGAGATGAACGGGGTCTTCGTCCGGTACGGCGACCGGATCATCGTCCTCGACGCCATCGGCTGGGCGCGACTCGAGCGTCCAGTCTCCTGACGTCTCGTTTTCTGCTCCTGGCTCCAGTTCTGTGGTTCCCAGCTCACGTGGCCGTATCCGTGTCTGTGGTCGTTCCCGTATCGGTAACCCTGGCGGTCTACAGAATCCAAACGCTTGAATCCTCGCGGTCACTTGATCGACCAATGACCGATCTCGAGGAGTCGCCGGCGGTGCGCCGGCTCGACGACTGGAACCTGCCGCGACTCGAGTCGCTGGCCGAGGAGTACGACACGCCGCTGTACGTGATCGACCTCGATCGCGTGAAGGCGAACTACACCCGTTTTGCGGCCGCGTTCCCCGACGCCGAGGTGATGTACGCGGCGAAGGCACACACCGGGAAGGCCGTTCTCGAGGCCGTTCTCGAGGCTGGCGGCGAGATCGAGTGTGCCGCGTGGGGCGAGCTCCAGCGCTCGATCGACGCGGGTGCGGACCCGAACGAACTGCAGTATACGGCCGTCAACCCGCCGGATCACGACCTCGATTACGCGGTCGACCTCGCCGACGAGGCACCGGGGCTGACGATCACGATCGGCGCGACCGACACGCTCGACCGGCTGGCCGAACGGGGCTACGACGGTCGAATCGCCATCCGGATCAACCCCGGTATCGGCACGGGCCACCACGAGAAGGTCGCCACGGGTGCCGACGCGAAGTTCGGCATCCCCTACGAGCAGGTTCCCGAGGTGGCCGACCGCGTCCGCGAGGAGTTCGACCTCGTCGGTCTGCACGCCCACGCCGGCAGCGGCGTCCTCACCGATGGACTCGAGGAACACTGCCGGGCGATCGAACGCGTCGGCGAGATGGCCCGCCGCGTCGGCGACGCGGACCTCGAGTTCGTCGACGTCGGCGGCGGCTACGGCGTTCCCTACCGCGAGGACGAAGCGCCACTCGACCTCGAGAAGACCTCGGAGATGGTCCGTGAGGCCGTTGGCGACCTCGAGGCGACACTCAAACTCGAGCCCGGCCGGTACGTCGTCGCCGATGCGGGGCTCATCCTCACCGAGGTGAACACGATCAAGGAAGCTCCCGACGCGACCGTCGTCGGTGTCGACGCCAGCCTCGCGACGCTCATCCGCCCGGCGATGTTCGGCTCCTACCACCCCATGCTGAACGTCACCGCGCCCGATCGCGAGTCGATCGAGGCGACCGTCGGCGGGCCGGTCTGTACCAGCGCCGACGTCTTCGCCCACGACCGCCCGCTCGCTCGCCCGGAGCGTTGCGACATCGTCGCGATCGGCAACGCCGGCTCCTACGGCTACGAACTCGCGAGCCAGTTCCACTCCCAGCCCCGGCCCGCCGAGGTCGCCCTCGAGGACGGCGAGGATCGCGTCGTCCGTCGGCGAGAGACGCTCGAGGACGTCACACGCGTCGAACAGTAAGCGTTCCGTGACGTTCTGTTCCCGTCACTCGCCAGCCCAGTCGGGGGTTCGATCGATTCGTCGCCGCTCGAGATGGCGAATTTCGGTACTGATCTCGTCGAAGTGTCTGACGACGTCACCCATCGTCACGATGGCGACGATAGAGAGGCCGTCGACGACCACGAGTTTCTTGACGCCTTCCGTTTCCATCCGAGCGATGGTTTCCCTGATCGTTCGCGAATCGTCGATCGTCACGAGCGGATGACTGGCGACTGCTCGAGTCGAGATTGCTGTGAGCGGGTCGCCGGTACTGTAGGCAGCGCCGATCACGTCAGTCTCGGTGACGATCCCGGACGGGTTCCCGTCGTCGGTGACGACGACGCTCCCGACCCGGTTTTTCAGCATCGCCGCTGTGACCGTCTCGAGCGTCGTCTCCGCGTCGCAGGTCCCCACGTCAGTCGTCATGACGTCTGCCACACGAAGTCCCATGACACACACTCACACTCGGCGCTCCTCAATCCATCGGCTATGTGAAACGATGAGGTGAGACATTCCGGGAATTTGCCACGCCGTCACCGATCACTGCTGGGTCGACCACTTGTCAGAACGACGGACGCGACCGCGTTCGATCTCCCGGATATCCGCACTCACGTCGCCCCATCGGCGGATCAGGTCGTAGGTCGTCACGATGCCGACCACCTCGAGATCATCCACGACGACGAGTTTCTTGATGTTCTCCGATCGCATCCGGTCGATCGCCGTTCCGATCGGCTGTCCGGGGTCGACCGTCACCAGCGGATGACTCGCCACCCGGTGGGTCGGTATCTCGGCGAGCGGCCGCCCGGTATGGTAGGCCGCGTGGATGAGATCCGACTCGGTGACGATCCCGTAGGGATTGCCGTCGTTCGTTACGACGACGCTCCCGACGTCTCGCCCGAGCATTCGCTCGGCGACGGTCTCGAGCGTCGTCTCTCCGTCGCAGGTCACTACGTCCTCGACCATGACGTCTCTGACTCGACTGCCCATGGCCTCGAATGACCGTCACCGCTACTGAACCTATCGCCCGCTCGAGACGACCGTGGCGGGAACCCGGGGCGCTTATCCTGTGGTGGTGGGTAGATGCTGGCATCGACCAGCGGTCTGCTGGTGCTGACCGACACCACCCATGTCCTTCGACGTCGACTCCTTCCACGCCGAGGCCGTCTCGACTCCGTCCCACGAGGACGTCTCAGCAATGCGTTCACTGCTCTGTGAGACGCTTCGGGACCACGGTCTCGAGCCAGAGGTCGACGACCTTGGGAACGTGCTGGCGAGCAAGGATGGGGCAGACGACGGTCCACACCTCGTCCTGAACACTCACATCGACACGGTCGCACCGCACGTCCCCTACGAACGCGACGGCGACGTCGTCCGTGGACGCGGTGCCTGTGACGCCAAGGGTCCACTCGCCGCCTTGCTCGCGGCATTTTTGCGGGTCGACCCCACGGCCGGCACGCTGACGCTCGCGATCACACCCGACGAGGAGACGCTGATGACCGGGGCGGCCGGACTTCAGGAGCGACTCTCCGCCGATGGTTTCGTCGTGGGCGAACCCACCGATCTCGACGTCTGCATCGCCGCCCGCGGTCAGTGTGAAGGGACGATCACGATCACCGGCGAGAGCGGCCACGCCGCGAGCGTCCCTGCCGAGCGAAACGCCGTTTTCGGCCTCTCGAGCGTTCTCGAGACGCTCCGCCGCTACGACGCCGAAGCCGGTCCGGGCGCAGACGACGTCCTCGGCGCACCGAAGCTGACGGCGACGATGCTCGAGGCCGGTGAGGCTCCCAACCGCGTGCCCGACGCGTGCCGGCTCACGTTCGACCGTCGTAGCGTCCCGCCGGAGACGAGCGAGTCGTTCCGCGACGACCTCGAGGCGTTTCTCGAGGAGTGTGTTCCCGACGCGCTCTCGCTCTCGGTCGACCTCATCCGACCCGATACGCCGTTCCCGCCAGCGTTCGTGACCGACCCGGACGCCGACCTGGTCCAGACCCTGCAGGAGGCAAGCGGCGGCGAGGTGCGACCGTTCGGCGCGGCGACGGAGGCCGGGTTCTTCGCCGTCGACGCACCGACGGCCGTCTTCGGACCCGGCGTGCTGGCCGACGACGAGGGCGGAGTCGCCCACGCCGAACGCGAGTACGTCCACCTCTCGGACGTCGAGGCCGCTGCGGACGCACTCGAGGCGACGCTCCGGGCAGTCTGTGGCTGACGACTCGAGAACTGGTCGGCCCCCGTTCGCAGTACGTTCGAACCGACGCAACGGCTTTGCGAGCCGTCGACGTACGACCGGCAGATGCTTCCGCCCGGCCACCTCGGCGTCGCGTACCTGCTGTACTCGCTGTACGCACACGTCAGGTTTCGTCGGCCGCCGCGACAGGAACCGGTGCTGGCGGTCGTCGTCGGCTCCCAGTTCGCGGACCTGATCGACAAGCCACTCTGGTTGCTCGGCGTCTTCCCGACTGGCCGCGACCTCGGACACTCGTTGCTGTTCGCAGTCGTCTTGCTCGCGGCCGTCTACCTCGTCGCGTTCGCACTCGAGCGCGTCGAGACGGCGACCGCGTTCGCTATCGCCCACCTCTCTCACCTCGCTGCTGACCTCCCGCCCAGGTTCGCACTCGGCTATCCGTTCGGAACCGAGTTCCTGCTCTGGCCGCTCGTTCCCCACCACACGTTCGGCTACAACGAGCGGCTGTTCGACCCACCCGCTTTCGTCGAGACAGTCGTGACGCCGTTGACCGACCCCGTGACCTTTCTGGCCGTCGAGTTCGTTCTCTTCGGGCTCGCGGTCGGACTGTGGCTTTTCGACGGTCGCCCCGGCCTCGAGTACGTCCGCAATCTATCCCGTCGATGATGGTTCTGCCCACGTTCGTCTGTCGCGACGGTAGTTGATCCTGTGTCGGACAACTGGTCGCGTGGCATACATTTACTACTATGTGTATCTCTATCACGTGTCATGGGTTCGACGACGCCCGACTGGAACCAACGCGGCGACGCAGACGCAACGTACGCGGACGGCACGCCCAACCACGGTGCCCCTCGAGTGCGGGGTGAACCATGACCGACGCTGAGACACTCTCGAGTGAGGACCTCGCCGTTTCGGTCAGCGACGACGACCTCGTCGTCCGGGCGACGATCGATCGGCCGGACCGGCGAAACGCGCTGAACGACGGCGTCATCCGGGGGCTTTCCGACGTGCTCGAGGCGGCCGACGCGGGGCCGACCCGCGTGGTCGTGATCCGCGGGGCCGGTGGCACGTTCTGTTCCGGCGGCGACCTTCAGGAGTTCCCGATCGGTCAGGGTACCCAGGCCTATCGCGAGAATTTCGGTGCGCTCTCGGGGCTGATCGAGCGCCTCCAGCGGACGAGTGCGCTCACCGTCGCCGCCGTCGAGGGACACTGTCTCGCGGGCGGGCTGGGACTGGCGACGGCCTGTGAGTTCGTCCTCGCGAGCGACGATGCGAGCTTCGGGACGCCGGAGGTCGACGTCGGCCTCTTTCCAGCGCAGGCGATGGCACCGATCACCCGCGCGGCGACGGAGAAAGCCGCGCTGAAACTGCTGTTCACCGGCGAGCACGTCGACGCCGCCGAGGCTCGAGAGATGGGGCTCGTCACCGACGTCGTCGCTGCCGAGGCGTTCGAGGCCGACCTCGAGTCGCTGGTCGACACTCTCGCAGCGAACAGCCCGGTCCTGATCGAGATGGGCAAGGAGGCCTACTACGAGCAACGGGACATGGACGTCGCTAGCGCCCTCGCGTACCTCAAGGAGGTCATCGCCATGATCGCGATGAGCGAGGACACCGAGGAGGGGATCGACGCCTTCCTGACCGATCGCGAGCCCGACTGGCGGGGGCGCTAGTATGACTGGAACCACCGACTTCTACGCCCGGCAGGCCTCGACGAAGGGCAACGACCCCGAGACGGTCGTCGTTTCGGCGGCGCTGACCGGCGCGCTGACGACCCGCGAGCAGTGTCCGGCCATTCCCTATACGCCCACGGAGATCGCCGAAGAAGCCGCCGCGGCGCGCGAGGCCGGCGCTGCCGTCGCCCACATCCACGCCCGCACCGCCGAGGGCGCACCGACGTTCGACGTCGACACCTACCAGGAAATTCACGACGCGGTTCGCGATCGGACCGACATCGTACTCAACTTCTCGACGGGAGCGATCGACGTCCCACTCGAGGACCGCCTCGAGTACGTCCAGTCGGTCGGCCCCGAGGTCGCCGCGCTCAACATGGGCTCGATGAACTACGCGAAGTACTCCGACTCCCGCGAGGACTACGTCTTCGACATGATCTTCGAGAACCCATTCTCGGAGATCCGCGACCTGCTCGCGGGGATGAACGAGGCCGGCGTGACGCCCGAACTCGAGTGTTTCGACACGGGTCACGTCGGGAACACTCGACCCCTGCTGAAGGAAGGGGTTCTCGAGCGACCGTTCCACGTGAGCCTGATCATGGGCGTTCTCGGCGGGATTCCCGCCACGGTCGAGAATCTGGTCCACCAGGTCCGTCAGTTGCCCGACGACTCCACCTGGCAGGTCATCGGCATCAGTCAGGACCAGTGGCCACTGGCCTCCGCCGCGGCTGCGATGGGGGGCAACGTCCGCGTCGGCCTCGAGGACAACTTCTACCGGCCGAACGGCGAGATGGCCGAGAGCAACGCCGAGCTCGTCGAAGACGCCGTCGAGCTGGTTCGCACCGTCGGCCGCGAACCCGCAACGCCCGACGAG is a genomic window of Natrarchaeobaculum aegyptiacum containing:
- a CDS encoding 3-keto-5-aminohexanoate cleavage protein: MTGTTDFYARQASTKGNDPETVVVSAALTGALTTREQCPAIPYTPTEIAEEAAAAREAGAAVAHIHARTAEGAPTFDVDTYQEIHDAVRDRTDIVLNFSTGAIDVPLEDRLEYVQSVGPEVAALNMGSMNYAKYSDSREDYVFDMIFENPFSEIRDLLAGMNEAGVTPELECFDTGHVGNTRPLLKEGVLERPFHVSLIMGVLGGIPATVENLVHQVRQLPDDSTWQVIGISQDQWPLASAAAAMGGNVRVGLEDNFYRPNGEMAESNAELVEDAVELVRTVGREPATPDEAREILGVER